Genomic DNA from Paenibacillus sp. MBLB1832:
CGCTGCCCGGCTGGGCATTCACTGGCCGCATCCGCACTTCTTGCTGCATGTCGCTTTTCCCGACTTGGCGTCGTTTCCTCCACAGTACCGGTTTGAAGACTACGAGGCTATCTACTATGGCTTGTACAACATTGCCGTAGAGACGGCACAGACGATGAGCTTTAACGCCACAACCTTTGTGCTCGAAGACGGCACGCTCGTCCAAGTGCTGAACATCGCCGGGCTGCAAGGCACAGTCGCGCCGCAGCTGGACGCCTTTGAAGCGCAGCTGCAGCGCCATGCGGCCGGCTACCTAAAGATTGGGCTGACGTTCGCGCGCAGTGGGCTGCTGAAAGGGCTGGACGCCGTGCCGCAAGAGCTGCGGCACCTGCGAGCCGTCACCGCGGAGCGCTTCTACGGCGCCGCTGCCCCCAGCGCCCGCGAGGAGGCCAGCGGCTTAGCGGCGAACGCAACGCTCCCAGCCGACGTCTGGGACGCGCTCGGCAGAGCCTTCGCCGGCAGGACCCACGATGGCGTGGCCGATGCGCTGGAGCGATTGCAGCGGGAGGCGCTAGCCAGGCGTACAACGCCGGCGCTGCTTCTCGCGGCCTGCTCGCAGTGGGTGCAAGGCGTGGAGATTCAGCACAAGGAGCTTAATCACCGCCCCTTCCACACACTGCTCCAGCAGGCCCGCACGCTACGGGAAGCAGTCGCGGTGCTGTACAAGCACCTGCTGCGCCTCGGCGCCTCGCGGCTGCCCGCGACCACGCAGGAACTCAAGTTGCAGGCGGTCGACCGTTACATCGCGGAGCATATCAGCGAAGATATCACGCTCGTCGATATGGCGAGTCACTTGTACCTGAACCCGAGCTATTTTTCGCGAGATTTTAAGAAGCGCACCGGCACTAATTTCTCGGATTATGTGCATCAGTTCAAGATGCAGGAAGCGGCGCGCATGCTAAGAAGCGGCGAGGAGAATGTCTCCTTCACGGCCTATCATCTGGGCTACTCGGATCGCACCTACTTCTCGAAGCTGTTCAAGAAGTACATGGGCGTTAGCCCTAAGGATTATAAATAACGAATACCCAAAGGTTTAAATCTAAATTACTGAAAAAGGTTTCGCACTCTGAATTGAATATTGCCCATTGGGGCCAAGTGTTATTAAACCTCTTTTCAGGCTTAGCGACACTATGATTTAGAAGATTGAACACCCATGTAATTCCCTCCTTGAAGCTGTTTATAACAATCTTATCTTTTTTATCATTCAACCAGCCTGGCCTATAAAAATCAGGTGAAACATTGTCAGGTTGATTTTCAAACAGTACTTCTTTTTCTCTGCTAAATACATTCATTTTTTCAATATTGTAGGTTGTTGGTGTTCGGTAAGGACGCATGGATAAAGTGGTCGCAGGGATACTTGGGCGCCGCCGGAGCTGCATGTCGGGAGGAACATAGTACAGAAGTTTTTGGAACGGGCGAAAGAGGAAATTGAAGATGCAAAAATGAGCAGCCTATTCCTTTTGGGGTAGGCTGCTTTATTTTACCATGCTTTGAAGGTGCCATATTCCTGATGTAAATAGTCGAGTTTAACTACTTCTATTTTATTTTTAAATGCAAATGGCTTTAAGCATTCTTCATATATTTTACTGAACTTGATACCTCACAATTCATTTTACCACATATTGCAACTAGCCTGCCTGTTAGCGCGGCGAATGGCTGCCACGCGGCAGCCATTCACTGTTTAACTATCGTTTCTCCGTTAGCTCAGTGCCCGTGCCCCGATAAGAATTTTTTTACTCTATCGCCCACTCCACCTTTATCGCGCCTTGCAGACCGTTTCCTTCCACAACGAACCGATATTCCGCAGTCTTTTTTATAGTCACATTGTACTTTAGCCTACCATTGATGTTCTCTCGTACTCCGATATTTTTTCCGTTTTCATCAATAAGAGAATATCCGTAGCCGCCTCGTTCTACATTCGTAATCTCCACTGAGTATGACAAGGTCTCACCCTCTCGAACTACCACTGGAATCTCATGTTTTCCATTGAAATAAGTAAAGTTAGCTTCGAAAGATGTACTAGTTGTTTTATCGGTCCATCCATTTTTCACAGTAAAATCGATGTTGAGAACGACGACAAGCAGCAGCGGAAAAGCGATGGAGAATGCGTATTTAACAGATGATTTCAGCTTCGACCATTGTGTCCCAACATAAAAAATGAGAGCAGACAGTGCCCCAACAGTACCTGCAAATATCATATATATATTGAACCCATTAACCATATAAAAGGCATATCCTGCAATGACATAGAGCAATGCTTTTCCTAATTTGCCCATCCTCGGAATGAGCCGTGCGAATAGGTCAATCACTAAGGAACAGGCGATCCCATACATATAGAAAATGTGCAAAAGTTTCAACTGAAACATAACCTCAACAGTCTTATACATATCAAATCCCGTGTTCATGAACATGAATAAAATGAAAAGAAAAGTTGCGATGCCTGCTCCAGATAACTTCGAAAAAAGGTAAGGTACTACTCGTTGTACGCGAAGAATGTCCGTCTTCATTTCTTCACCACACCAAGAACCTTACCCAGTATATTATTTTTTGGGATTGTTCCAAAATGTCTGCTGTCCGCACTACGAAACCAATCGTCTCCAATAATGTAATACTGACCCTCAGGTACTTTTAATTCTATCTTATTGGTTTCGTCACTTTCCTGAATAAATTTTACATTCCCTTTAAAATTTTCGCGAATGTTATCAGCTAAATCAGATAGATTTGCTGCCTCTTGCAATTCTTCAATGTTCATTCCAAGTCTGTGTGCTTGCCCGTAAAAGGTATCAAGTTTTCTTCCGTTTATATAAATCTGACCTTTATCAATGCGGATATTCTCTCCAGGCAAGGCGACAATTCTTGCAATTTCATTCTCGCTCAAATTAATTTTGGAGTTCTCCAATTTTGGAATTTTATAAAATACGATTTCCCCTCTTTGAACGTCATTTGATTTGTAATACGTTTGATCGACTACAATTTCGAAGCCATCGAACTCATGATGACCCCGATCCATGTTGTCATAACGGTGATTGTATACATTCTTACCTTCAACGGAGTTAATTATATTAATATCCTGTTTTGTTACATTATCTTGTAGCGGCTCTACGGTGCAAGCTGTTAGTAAAACAGTAATTAACATAAGAAATACGCTTAATTTCATTAGCTCACCTCCAAAAGTATCCTATAAATATTATACTTCAAAAGGATAGTTAAACTTCCATATTTTGTGAAAAATTTACGAACACCTGCATTAAATAAATGATATCCTTTAGCGTAAAATGTTAGTCTGTCAATCCTAATCGTTGAAAAGACGTTGTTTCCAAAGTGCCCCACGCTATGCCCTTTAGCTTAATGATGCTTTTTGAGTATAAGCAATAGCTCGCCAGAATCGTTACTCCATAAGTCGGCAAAATAAAAGTAACCATCAGGGAAATCATCGAGATATGCTGTATCTTCCAAAGTAATATGTCTTTTAATATCGAGCCACTTAAGTTTCAAATCATCACTTGAAATAGAATTAATCTTGTTTTCTATTTCTTGTATATAGCAAATAATCCCGTTATTAAATATTGCTTTGCTCAGTTCCTGCAATGATGTAATTGGTATCTTTTGAAATTCCTTTGTTAATTCCTCAAGCTGACTTTTTTCCATTATCCACATCACCTCAAATCATTAATGGTCTTACTCCATTATGAGCATCAAATTTTAATTAAGGAGTATAGCATATATTGTTGAAGAATGCTGCCCGTTAGCACAGAAAGGCTGCCGTTGTTCTCGCGGCAGCCTCATAATGTGGGTTATTGTGCTATCGTAATCTGCCCGTTAGTTTAGCGATTACAGCCAATTGGAACTAAAAGTTTGTTTGAACTAAAGCTTTGTAAGAGCTTTAACCAGAACGTTTGAATGGCTCTGTCGGGAATGAGGTCAAGTTCTTGTCATTGGCTCGTGACAAGAACCTGATGTCATAACACACAAAAGCCTCGATTCACGCGGCTCTTTATGAGGTAATGTTATTGTCACAACAGCAAAGGCGAATGGATTGAACCCATACAAATACCTAGTCTATCTGTTGCAACAACTACCAGCGGTTGCATTTCGTCAGCAGCCGGCGATACTAGATGCGTACTTTCATGGAGTCCGGCAGCTGGGCAACATAGTACATACGCAGAGCCTTTGGATCTCCATGAACCATGGGCTTTTATGTTTCAATACACCTAGTTATTAGACGCTTACAATAGATTACTCTACAATGTTTAATTTAGACATCCTTTCCAACCTAGACTGCCAAAACATTCTTTTTCTAATTTCTTTTTCTAAAGTTATTAAATAATATTTTCTTTGAATATCAGTAGTCTTTCTAGTTTTATTCAAATCTGATACCTTTAAAATACCTTTTGAAGTAAATTCAACTATGCTCTGAAGGTCCACAGTAGCACACTTTAAAAGTGTCTCTTTAGTTAAAAATTCAACTGCTTCCTTAGTCATATAACAAGCTGGTGCTTCTATAAATGAGAGGGTTCCCATCTCAAAAGCGATTGAAGAATACGAACCGCATGATTTAACTGCCAATTTTCTTTTTTTGTCCCAGGCTCTCTTTAGGAACTCTGCTTCAAGAAATGATTTTCTCCATAGTCCTACTTTATTAGATAATGGTAGTTTAATTATATTTTCCGAAAAAGCTATTTGATTGAATCCATTTAACTTACCAAATTTATTCGGTGAATAACGTATGTACTTCTCTCCACAAATTTGAATTGGTTTAAGTAATTTAAGCTCCTCCGCGGATAATAAGTTTCTATCTAATTGAGAAATGAAAGGTAGAATTCCCAAATCATAAAGAAGCTCATTTAACTCCAAATGATTGTAATCATAGTCTTTATTCGTAATAAATTCCCCGATAACACCATGCTCTCTCCACATCATCCTCTTCTTGTTTAGCATATCTTGCTCATTACGTATAAAACTTTTTAGCAATTTAAGCTTCTCTTCTTCATGCTTAAGTCTCGCATATGAACCATCTGCAATGAAATTCTTCACCTCTTCTATGCTCAAGTACTTCAGATCCCTTCTATAGCATTTAATTCATTAATCTCGGTTGACTTGCTTATGTATGCTTTAATTCTTAGAATAGTCTCCTCTTTGAAGTAATACCTTTTCCTACCATCCTTCCAAATCAAAGTGTAATCTGCCTCAATACCTTGCTCTCTCAACACTTTCCATAACCTCTTCTCCCCAACTTTCAGGCTTTTCATTACATCATTAAAGCTAAATCCATTTTCTTCTTGTTTTCTTTTTTTTATGATTCCCATACATACTTTTAGCTGTGCATCATTATAATAGTTATCTGCCAACGTTCTACTTTCACTTACTCGGTATGGCTTAAGTTGTCCAGATAGGGTAAAAGCAATAATCTCTAGAATTGTAAATGAGTGCTTAGCATATTTAGATAAAACATGATGGAAACTAATCATTGAGGCACTTATATCCTCCACAATCACCCCAAGACAATCCTCAACTAGCTTATTTACCTCTTCAATTTGATACATTGCATTTGGTGAATTTGCCACACGCATTGCAGTTAAATAGCCTGCATCAACTATTTTTTGAACAGAATCTGGTATAATTTCAATAATTAATCCTACTTCTTTCTTTGAAATCAGAGTTTGCTTGCTGCACAAGTAGCTATCTAACTTTGACTTTTCAACTAAATATCTTTGCTGGCCGTTTGTATACTTCGTTTCGATGTTTAACTCGTTATAATCGTTTAATTCATGTAATTTTTCATAGGCAATTCCTGTTTTCTGTCTTACTTCTTCCCTTCGAACCCTACCTCTATGCTCAAGTAAATTAGGATATCTTTTGAATACAGAAAAATCTTTCCGTACATTCCCATCATCAATTTGTTTCAAAAAATAAGCGTTATATGCCTCAGCAATCTTATAACATTCGAGTTCCTCAAGTATTTTTTGAAAAGCACTAAGTCGTTCATATCGCTGACTTCCTGGATTTCGCTTTAAAAAATCATTCAGAACCCTGTAGAAGTTATTAGGAAAATCTAAATACATCCAATACACATTGGCTATTCCAATTGCTAATTTTAGCCCACTTTTCACACCTTCGGACTGATTATGAAAAAACGATAAATTTTCTGTAGACATCTCGGTATAATCAATCCCACCAATAAGTAAGTGAAAGCTACAGTACGCCAATTGGAAAAAATTTTTAAAATTAAAATTAAAATTCTCAATTGTAATTCTATCTTTTTCCCATAAGGCATTTTGTATTTGTTTTTGGGATTCCAACAATAACAACACATTATCTTTCATCTCTGGCTCTATCTTTTTGAAATTTAAGGAACACTCTCCACATTTACGATTCATAAAAGCTGACAAACTAATCATTTGCCTGCACTGTGGGCATTGATCAACCAACATTACATTATGAACAATACATACATGAAATGGAGTTAAACACCAGGATGTTCGATGATAGTAATTATCTTTGATACATACAGGACAATATTTGACTTTATTTTTCATAATAATTTTGGTATATAGATCTGCTCCTAAAAAGCTTTTTAAATTGTATCCATTCCTTTCATTAATAAAACCATTTTCGCTATCAACTAATGCTTCCAACATCTGTAATGATTCTTGATTGAATTCGTTATTATGTGCCTCATAGATTGATAAGTGCATATAATTATAAAGGTATGAAAATCGGTATCTATTCATTTTAGATACTCGGTAAAGAAAGCCTGATATACTCTCATCACTTAAGATAAAGGGTCGGATTAGCAATTGTTTATGAAATTCATTTTTCATGTTTCCAACGTCTTTTCTTACGACTCTTTAGTTGGTCTTTAAGTGAACGAATTCGTTCTTGATAACTTTCGATATTCTGTTCACTCGCATCCACATAATTGGAAACAAGTAAAGCTATTGCTAAACTTCCATCTTTCAACAAGACCAAAATGTAACTTTCGTCGTAATTATCAACGAAAATAGGTATATCTCCTGAGAGTTTCCCATACCATTGTTCACGTATTGCAATACTGCAACTATAAGTTGTTCCATTAAATAGTATTCCTTTCTCCGTTATCTTAGCTTGATCAGTTGGAAATAAATCAATTAATTTTTCCACACTAGTTACACCTCCTATTATTCTAGTAGTCCTATTATTTCCAAATGATAGATTTATCATACATATATATAGTATTAATTAATAAATACCATTTTTCTCTCGTGTTTATCTATATTCTTGTTGACTACACTTCAATTAGAGGTGTAGCTAATGTCTGAATCAATTTTAAAATTAATTGGTAAACGGATACGGGACTTACGAAAAGAAAAAGGATTGTCACAGGAGCAATTAGGTGAGTTGGCGAACTTAAACTACACCTATATTGGGGGAGTCGAGCGAGCGGAAACCAATATATCTGTCCTTAATCTTACAAAAATTGCACATGCATTAAATGTTGGGGTAATTGAACTCTTCTCTTATACTAGGATAAACAACCAAACAAAAGGGAGATCTTCTGATTTAGAACAAATCATTGAGCTTCTTCTTTCAATCAGTCCTAAAGAAGTGAAAAAAGCGAAGAACATATTGATGGAAGTTTTTGATAAAAATTAAACGGCGGCCTGAGTGGCCGCCGTTTGATTTTTGACCTCTATACATTTAGCGAAGGTCCTTGAGCTTTCTGTGAGTTTCTTCCCTTTTTCCTTTTAATCATCAGTTTCTCTTTGTACTTGTTCATCGCATCATTCTCAGTACCAAGCGCTGCTTCTAAATCAAAATTTGGATCAGCGAAGGGATTTGCAACAAATGGTCTAGCCACTTGTTTTACTTTCATAAGCGCCTTCTCCAAATGTGCTTCAGTTATTTTATCAGCGCCCGCCTTAGCTGCAATATAGGTTGCATATTCAAGTAACTTCATGACATAAAAAGGTATCCCCATCGAAATAAAATACAGTTTATCTGCCATTCGCGGATCAGCTAGATTCGCCAATTCAGCAAAAGGGAGCATCTTATCAACTTTTTGAAGAAATACCCTGAAAGTAAGAATCTCCTCAACGGTACCATATGCGAAAGCTTCTAACGCAACTTTGTTGCAAAATCTTCGATCTAATTGGGGATTACTAATAAAAACTTTTACTGATTCTGGCATTCCACAGAGAATAACAGCAATGCCAATTTCTTCAGTAAATGTTTTGACCCAGTTTGATGCTGTCGCTAGCACATATTCGGTGTCTGCATCAATTAGATGCTGAAACTCGTCAAAAATAAATCCTTTTATCCCAAGTTCCTTAGCAAAGTGATGAATACGACTGGTCAACTCAGATTCGGACCCTTTATGGCTGAAGGGATCTCCCATATCTTCAAGTATTTTCGAAGCAAGCATTCTCGGTGTAGCTTTTGGGGGAACGACTACCCTTAATACTGGAATATGAGTGTATACTCGATCATCCGTTTCTTTAATTTCTCGAGGATATCTTGCCGTAAACTCCTTGGTTACAGTACTTTTACCTGCTCCAGTTGGCCCAATAATGAATAGGCCATCCGGACTCACTGAGCCTTCCGACAAATTTAGGAGCGTTTCTAACTCTTCTAGAAGATTTTCATACTTTGGGTGGTGGACAATAATCTGTCTTACATGTTCAACCCGTCTCTTCAACTCCTTCGAATCAGGTACTTTTCCTGCTAATCGCTCAAACTCCAATTAAATTATCTCCTTTCGACCACTCCCCCAACTGTCTGCAATTTTATCTAGATCTACGATGTCAACATGCAAGGCACCAGGTTTAGGTCGCTCAATAATAGATTCATCCTGATTATTATCAGATTTGGATGGTTTTATACCTTCGCGACTCTCCTCAGGACTTAAAATTGAAATATTCATAGATTCTGCAAGTCCAGGAATTTGCTCAACTGGTACACCTTTGATTGCACTTGCTACAGTCTCATTGGCTGCCGCTTCCCTACTTTTTCTTCTACGAATCCCTTGATATTCTAATTTGCATTCTTCTTGTATTTCTTCTATTTTTAGTCTAGCCCTACCTTGCAGCGAAGAATCGTACTCGTTATATGCACTTCCATCCTTGTTTGTCAGATATTCCAGCAGTTCTGCATGGATCAGGTGATTCTTGTCCAACTTTTTCCGTTCCAAACCCCCACTTTTAATAAATGCTTCAATATAACGTTTATTAAATTCGTCTTTTACATATATAACCCTTAAATCAGAGCCATAACGAATCAGTACTTCACGACTTCTACCTTCACGTTCCAATCGCTTTCTAAGCTCATTTAATTCTTCGCTAAAAAAGTGATGACCCATAAGTAATATTCCTCGAGGACCGACGGTACGTGTATCACTGTTTGAAGAGAAGAGTAATTCCAAATACTGACGATTCGTAGGTAATTGAGGATGGACCTTCATATCTTTTAATCCTTTAGCCCATAAATGCGCTGGAACCCCTTGAATGTTTTGCCCTCTATTAAAATTGTTAGCTACCATGTCAACAATTGCTATGTGTGCGATATGATATAGTCCTTTAATATCGACCACCGCTTTCGCTACAGAGTCATATTGTCCTTTTTCTGAGGGATTTGAAAAAAGGGAACCGACTAATCCTTGAAATGCTTTATGATTTAGATTTCCTAGTGCTTGTTCAACAGTACCCTTCTGATGACCGGATGCTATTTCACAATATCTTAAGCCGATACGAAGAGCCGAACACACCTCTTCTACTTCTTTCGCGTCGTTAACCTTTGCATTATCCAAAAGTATGGATTGAGGGACACCATAAGCCGTCCAATTTTTCTCAACTCGTGGGTACAACTCTTTAAATCCAGTCTTTGGTAGTATGCAATGTAAAATTAATTGTTTCCAATCACCAGCATTAGGCTCCTTTTTAAAGATGATATTAAATCCCATCGGTTCACCCGTAGCCTGATCAATTCCATACATAAGGCATGGACGATATAACTCGTCAAGTTCAAAGTCGACAATTAAACAATCAATTGGTGTCCAATCACATTCCATGCATTCAAGTGGCCGTGTTGCTCTTGCATTTGAATGTACACCATTATGCTTTAAATCAGCTTGATTTTTACCCATGTGTTCTTTATCTCGCTCATATGTATCCACTGTTGCCTTCCGTATTCTTCGATATGTAGATTCTGAAAAAATCTCCAGTTGAATTTCTCTGGTCAAATTCATATTTTTTATTTCAGCTTCAAGCACATTATATTCTTCTTTAATAGAAACGTATTCCGCTTTACTTCCATATTTTAAAATGATGCGAGAAGCTTCAATCATTACATCTTTAGATACTCGATGATCTTTTGGTCCCCTTACTTGTGGAATTAAGTCAAATTTGTTCTCACGCTTATACCATAAATCTAACCATCTATATATGGACGCGGGTGAGATTGAACCATTTGGTTTTAACTCCTCTGGATAGTTTTCAGCATACTCTTTTATTTGCGATGGCCTTATTTTTCGTTCAATAATAGGCAAAATTGCCTTATAACGTTTCTCCATAATATCGACTTGATTCACAGAATAATCTTTTGTACTGTATTCAATTACGTCAGAATCTTGTCCTTCATGCAGAATCATTAACCGTTTCTCATTGTAAGCACTCAAGACCTCATCAAGAGACAGTAATTCCTTTGTGTCGTGTGTTATATTAAGTAATTCAATATCATCATCTCTGTGCCGGAGAACTTCATAAATGTTAGTTCCAATTCGAAACTGCGTTCCGTATTTGAAATTTATGAGCACAAACTTCCCTCCTCAACCGAAAAACGTAAAATTGAATCGTCAGATAGCTTTACATTAACTAAATCTGTTGAAATCTCTTTTAGGTAGATCAATTGATAAACAGCTTTATAGAAGCTCTCTTCATCAATTTCCGACAAGATTCCCTCAATTCAAAAAGATACATTTCTGTTTTTAACTGTAATTGCTCCAAAACAAGGTCCATAATATTGTCCGTTACTTCTTGAGTACCTAGGTGACGAAGCAATGAAAGATTGGTTTGCAAGTGTCTTGGGTTTATTTCTACCTCTGTGAATACCTCATAATTCCACCCCTGAGCTTCGCAAAATTTACGTCCAACTTCATACTTAATTACATTTTTAGGGGAATTCTTAAATCGAAGAGCTTTCACCTCAATAATGAATACTCGACCATCTTTCAGGATTAATTTGAAATCCGGAAAATACTTATGCTTCTTACCATTCAATGAATAACGGATACAGACTGGTTGATAAAAAATCTCATCAACTTGCTGATCGAAGTCAGCTAATCTAATGAAGTTCCTTTCAAGGAAACTTTCCCAATGAATCATTTCGCCAGTTTTAAGAAATGGTTCTTTCCCGCGGTAACCTTTTCTTTTCGGCTTAATTCCTCGAGCCGGTTTGTATGGCAACTCATATCACCTCAGTTAGTTTCATAATTTATGATAAAAGTATTGACTACAACGTTTTATTTAAAACCTCATCGGTCATCGCGAACTTCTATGAACAATCCTTTTTCCAATAAACTAGATAAAATACGTAAAAGACTTACGATAATAAATCGGAAGCCTTTTACTTATCAGCATATTCTTCTATTCCCATATTCCTGTGAAAACTATTTATTTCTGAAGAACATAGTCATTAACACAGAATTCATAATCCAATATTTTTTACTTCGGTCTCATGTAGCGCTTCAGCCAGTGCTGTGTACTTACGGATCATAACCGATGTATTATATCTTGATCGAACCATTATTGACTGGTCATTATATCCTGCTTTGGTTGCAGTAATAATAAATCCTGACCTGAGACTCTGAGACGAGAAAAGCTTCTCATCAAAACCAGCTGCTTTTACATATCTCTTCAACATTAAGGTAACTGCTCTATCATTAAGTCTATTTGAACCGATTCGATAATTACAACGGAACAAAGGACCACTTTTAATACCGGACAGAGTAATCAGGTCTTGAACGGCCCTAGCAGGGCATGTATCGATGCAATTACCATAATGTATTACGAGTTTCTCGCAGCTTTTATTTTGATTGTTATTAGATTTTCGAATTATCACTTCAATGCCTTTATCATTGAAACTAATATCCTCTACATTAATTGCGACTAACTCACTCCTTCTCAATGCTCCCGAAAAACCAATAAGTAAAATCGCCTTATCGCGTGTCCCCTTAAGTTTTAATTGCACCTTGCTTAACATAACTTTTAGTAAATCAACAGGTACCGGTGTCTTAATTACTTCTTCATTGCCGTAAACATCTTCAATACCCAGAATAATTTTCCGGATTGACACAGTCTTTGGTCTTTTAAATCCATTTACTATATGAGCATGTGAAATTGCACTCATTTTCCTATAAATAGTGCTTGTTTTATACCCACTAATTGCTAAACTAGTTAGATATATTGCAAATATCTCATCATCAACTGGTACAGAGTTAACACCTTTTTCAGTGCACCATGTTGTAAAATGATCTAAATCGGCACTATATGCCCTTATTGTATTAGTTGATTTTTCACGAGATATTCTCTTTTTTGTGCTATCTAAGATATCATTTATAATATTTTTTGTACTTTTATTCAAAAGTTCAAAATCCTTAATATCAATGTTTTTCTTCATAATCAAACCTCCTAACCACTATTTTTAAGAATAAATCACTAAACTAATGCAGCAAACTACTCATGTAGTCCAATTTTAAATCCAAATTTATCCCCTACTGCATTCATGGATTTTGTTAAAAATGAAGTAATTTCCTTTTCAAGCCCATTTAATATAGGTTCGACATGTTTAGTTTTCAGGTTCAAAAAGTTTAAAACCTCTTGAGTTAAAATAATATACGGATCTCTGTTTAATTCATTCTTTAGACTTATTAGTTTATTATTAAACAAACCATCATCTAAATTGACCATAAGACAATTAAATTTAATAGGCCAATCTAAAAAATAACTCCAACTTTCATTCATCAAGCTGTCCATCAGTATGATATCTTGTAAGAATGCCCAACAACTAGTTCTAACCTTCCCCCTATATAATAAATATTTCGAGAGGCGAAGCAATATTTCGATTGAATCCTGTACCTCTAATGAACTCAAGAAATTAGACTCCGGCTCGTTAGATAAATTATTATTCATTATTTTAGAGTAAATGAAATAATTATGGTTGTTTTTATGTTGCACTCTCTTAACTGCGTTAATTGAACGATAATCTTTACCACAATCACAGAAAAGTAAATCTGTACTTAAGCTCCTAATTTCCCTACCGCATGTACAATGACTAAGCATATAACTGTTATGTTCTTGGCAGATTGTATAACCTACAAATCTCCATACATTCCTGTGGAACGGATTATCTTCCAAACATTTTGGGCAAATACGTATTGAATCTTTAAGAAATCCATACTTACTAACAAATGGATTATTCATACAAATATTCATTATTTTTTGATTATGATATAGCTTCGCAATATACTCTTTAGAAACTCTATGTGATAGATCAATTGATTTTTTTTGATTCAGAAGTAATTTATTCTCAAAGTTACAACTCATTTTTTTTATAACAGCTTTTGATTGGTAATAATTACTTTTTAGTAATCTGCTTAAATAACTACCAAGAGTCTCGTCTATAATAGGACAAGGTATATTTAAAAATTTATTCATATTTTTACCTCGAATATTTTTAAATTAAAATACCATTATTACACTTTTTTTCATTTTTATTCACAATCTTAAATAAAGCTATCAACAAAAGCATACCAC
This window encodes:
- a CDS encoding response regulator; the protein is MRNVMLIDDDLPMLHYIRQLIPWEQLGLTVCGAINASIKALQQFELLQPELVILDIDMPQMDGMELCARIHAIKPQTRVIFLTCHADFHFAKRAVELQADDYLTKHDLTAETLEASVRKSLSRMDALEAANREPLVRHQDTLRRNFFNELQSTVNPSYLLPYAARLGIHWPHPHFLLHVAFPDLASFPPQYRFEDYEAIYYGLYNIAVETAQTMSFNATTFVLEDGTLVQVLNIAGLQGTVAPQLDAFEAQLQRHAAGYLKIGLTFARSGLLKGLDAVPQELRHLRAVTAERFYGAAAPSAREEASGLAANATLPADVWDALGRAFAGRTHDGVADALERLQREALARRTTPALLLAACSQWVQGVEIQHKELNHRPFHTLLQQARTLREAVAVLYKHLLRLGASRLPATTQELKLQAVDRYIAEHISEDITLVDMASHLYLNPSYFSRDFKKRTGTNFSDYVHQFKMQEAARMLRSGEENVSFTAYHLGYSDRTYFSKLFKKYMGVSPKDYK
- the lepB gene encoding signal peptidase I; translated protein: MKLSVFLMLITVLLTACTVEPLQDNVTKQDINIINSVEGKNVYNHRYDNMDRGHHEFDGFEIVVDQTYYKSNDVQRGEIVFYKIPKLENSKINLSENEIARIVALPGENIRIDKGQIYINGRKLDTFYGQAHRLGMNIEELQEAANLSDLADNIRENFKGNVKFIQESDETNKIELKVPEGQYYIIGDDWFRSADSRHFGTIPKNNILGKVLGVVKK
- a CDS encoding TniQ family protein encodes the protein MKNEFHKQLLIRPFILSDESISGFLYRVSKMNRYRFSYLYNYMHLSIYEAHNNEFNQESLQMLEALVDSENGFINERNGYNLKSFLGADLYTKIIMKNKVKYCPVCIKDNYYHRTSWCLTPFHVCIVHNVMLVDQCPQCRQMISLSAFMNRKCGECSLNFKKIEPEMKDNVLLLLESQKQIQNALWEKDRITIENFNFNFKNFFQLAYCSFHLLIGGIDYTEMSTENLSFFHNQSEGVKSGLKLAIGIANVYWMYLDFPNNFYRVLNDFLKRNPGSQRYERLSAFQKILEELECYKIAEAYNAYFLKQIDDGNVRKDFSVFKRYPNLLEHRGRVRREEVRQKTGIAYEKLHELNDYNELNIETKYTNGQQRYLVEKSKLDSYLCSKQTLISKKEVGLIIEIIPDSVQKIVDAGYLTAMRVANSPNAMYQIEEVNKLVEDCLGVIVEDISASMISFHHVLSKYAKHSFTILEIIAFTLSGQLKPYRVSESRTLADNYYNDAQLKVCMGIIKKRKQEENGFSFNDVMKSLKVGEKRLWKVLREQGIEADYTLIWKDGRKRYYFKEETILRIKAYISKSTEINELNAIEGI
- a CDS encoding helix-turn-helix domain-containing protein; amino-acid sequence: MSESILKLIGKRIRDLRKEKGLSQEQLGELANLNYTYIGGVERAETNISVLNLTKIAHALNVGVIELFSYTRINNQTKGRSSDLEQIIELLLSISPKEVKKAKNILMEVFDKN
- a CDS encoding TniB family NTP-binding protein; this encodes MEFERLAGKVPDSKELKRRVEHVRQIIVHHPKYENLLEELETLLNLSEGSVSPDGLFIIGPTGAGKSTVTKEFTARYPREIKETDDRVYTHIPVLRVVVPPKATPRMLASKILEDMGDPFSHKGSESELTSRIHHFAKELGIKGFIFDEFQHLIDADTEYVLATASNWVKTFTEEIGIAVILCGMPESVKVFISNPQLDRRFCNKVALEAFAYGTVEEILTFRVFLQKVDKMLPFAELANLADPRMADKLYFISMGIPFYVMKLLEYATYIAAKAGADKITEAHLEKALMKVKQVARPFVANPFADPNFDLEAALGTENDAMNKYKEKLMIKRKKGRNSQKAQGPSLNV
- a CDS encoding TnsA endonuclease N-terminal domain-containing protein; protein product: MPYKPARGIKPKRKGYRGKEPFLKTGEMIHWESFLERNFIRLADFDQQVDEIFYQPVCIRYSLNGKKHKYFPDFKLILKDGRVFIIEVKALRFKNSPKNVIKYEVGRKFCEAQGWNYEVFTEVEINPRHLQTNLSLLRHLGTQEVTDNIMDLVLEQLQLKTEMYLFELRESCRKLMKRASIKLFIN